CTCCGACAACGGTTCGGGAACGGTGAAAGACTGCCGCATCGACGGCGACATCAGTAGCTCCGTCGAGCAGGTGAACGTCTCGGGAAGTCCCGACGTGAGCGCGCCGAAGGGCGTCCCGATGACCGCCGAAGAGGCCGCTTCGGGTAAGGGTGGCACCTCGGGAAAAGATAGATCGTCGAGTGGCGAAAGCGACTCGACGGACACCACGACCGGTGACGCCGAGCAAGGCAAGGTCTTCCAGTTGATCGCCGACGAGGACGGCGTCGCCGACGAGTACCAGTTCACGGTCGATGGGTCGGTTTCGCCTCAGACAGACCCGAGCGCCAACATGGCCGAAGAAAGCGATTCCGTCGAGAAGAACGACGACGGGACGGTCACCGTCTCAGGTAGTGCGATGGGCGGGTTCGGCGACTCGTTCCTCGTGACGGGTGACTTCGTCTCGTTCGACCTGAACGAGGACAAGTGGACGCTCCGCTACGACGGCGAGGAAGTCTCCGTCTCGGACCTCGTCCTCCCGAACCTCCTGGTCATCGACGGAAGCACGCCGAACTCTCCGAGTAGCTACGAGTTCTCGGTCAGCGGCGAGGCCAACAAGAGCGCGGCACACGGCTCGGTGAACGCGAACGACTCGGCAAAAGACGGGTCGATTGCAGGGCAAGTCTACGCCGGAACGGACGCCTACCGTTTCTCCGGTGAGATTACGGCCTTCAGTCTCGACGGTCCGGCGAACGTCCGAGTCGAGGACAACGCCTAACGAAACCGCTGGCGCGACCCTCCACCCGGTCGCAAGTTCGACACGCCAGTTTTGGCGCGCCGAGACCATCGACGTGCGGTCACAGTTCGGTAGTGACATCTTTCAAGTCATTGTGAGATACCCGGTCTGACGCCGGGAAAGCTCGCCTTACCAGTCTATTTTTCGACGTAATGTACATATAGTTCGCCGTGGATACTCGTGATTACAGGTCGGTGTTTGGGTGTGTGAAACAATGCCAAGACAAGATGGGGCTTAAATTGTTAAGCATACATTGAAACGAAATCGGAGCACTTTTCAAGTGGTAAGCTCGCATTGACTATTGCATGGCACGCGACGATACGGCACGCGAACACGATTCCATACTCGACCGAGGATCGTCCGGCGCGTCCGCTGGCACGGCGCAGGACCCGTCGAACGTCGTCCACGCGGGACGAGACTACACCGTCCGCACTATCGGAGGCGAGGGGATGTTCCTGACCATCGTGGAGGGCCGCGATGTCTCGCAGTAACGTCTACTCAGAGGGCGAGCGCTGGCAGTCCGCACCGCGGGACCCCGAACCGGAAGACCTCGGCTACGACATCGCCGACTGGGAGGTCATCCGCGCGCGGAAGGACGACGACGGTCACCTGATGTTCCTCCCCGAAGACGAGGAGACGCTTCGGGAAGAGGCGTTCATCGTCGCCGAGTCGGGTGCCGTCTGCAACGTCGAGGAACGACTATAGCTGCTCGCTTCGGCCCTCCCTGCTGGGACGGCCGGTCCACTCACCCGAACCGACACAGCCCTCAATCGACCAGTCCACCAACGGTGCGACCTTTCAACGACACAGCCCTCCACCGCACAACTCTCCAACGGCGCAACCTTCGACGACACGCTCCTCCAACGAGTTCGAGAAGTTCGTCGATGCTTTTCTTCGACTCCCTTCGGCGCGCACACTCGTCAGTAGCCGAAATGCTGTCGAAAAATGGCGACTCGAATCCCGTGTCTCGAACGAGTCAGTGTTCTTGGCGCTCGACGCGTCGGAGTTCCGGCGGCGTGCCGACCTCGCCGCCGCGTCGGTACTTCACGTAGTGAACCACCGCCGACGCCCCGAACACCACCAAAATAATCGTCGCGAGCACCAGTCCCGGCAACAGGCCGAACGGCGGGACGTTCAACCAGACCGCCGCGACCAGCAACGCGCTCGCGCCCGCGAGCGCGAGGTAGTATCTGTCCCACGGGAACTCGTCGCGGGACACGTCGCCGAGATAGATGTCCAAGTCTGCGGCTCTGTCTCCGAGACGGACGACGCCGTCGTCTCGGTCGTACTCTACGATGTTCGCTTCGTCGAGTTTCGGGAGGTGCGTCTGATACAGCGAGATGTACACTCGCTTGCGTTGCTCGGTCGAGAGGGCCGCGGGAGTCGTTTCGTTCTCCCACGCAGCGACCTGTTCTGTGAGGTCTGACAGCTCTGCTCGTCCGCCCTCTCGCCGGAGGTAGTACAGTGCGTAACGACGGCGTGGACTCTTCAGGACTTCGAACACCTCGTCCTGCGTGAGTTGTTCACCGCGTTGCATGCTCCCCAGCCCATCGGCAGGTCGTCGGAGGCGATACACGTTCTGTGCCGGAGCCGGGTGGCACGGGTATCCGAGGGTAAGACCGCCGCATACGCTGGATATTGCCGTGTCGGCACTTTGTTACCACGGTGCTGTTCACGGGTAATCCGGTCGTACAGCGCGACCGATTTCGGGAACGGTTCGCTTATCGCCAAATTTCTGAGAGGCACTGCGTCGTTACCACTCCCCGCGAACTATCGCCCCGTATCTTGCGGTATATCGGCCGATAGGACCCCTCTACTCCCTGACCAAGTGGCGTATAACAAAGGCCGAACGAGGGCATGGTCACGATAACGTCCGGTCGCTCGCGATTCGACCGGGCAATCGACTACGTATGACACAGATTCGAACTGTCAATTCGACTTTCCAGTGGGGAGTGCGGGGTGGCCGACCGTGAGCCGTTCGAGCAACCCACCCGCCACAGACGCCCTCCTCGGCGAGAACTGTACGATAGCACCAGACGCGACCGTGGGCCACGTCCACCGCGACGGGGCCGCACCGCCTGCAATCGGCGACCGCGCGACGATTCGCTCGGGCACCATCGTCTACGCCGACACCGAAATCGGCGACGACTTCACGACAGGTCACGGTGTCCTCGTGCGCGAAGACACCACAATCGGCGACGGCGTGGTTCTGGGCACGAACACCGTCGTCGATGGCACGACGACCATCGGGTCGCACTGTAGCCTCCAGACGGGCGTCTACGTCCCGACGGACACCACTATCGGCAACGAGGTGTTCATCGGGCCGAACGCGGTGCTGACGAACGACCCGTACCCGATTCGCCAAGACGTAGAGCTAGAGGGACCGACGCTCGAAGACCACGTCTCCATCGGCGCGAACGCGACAATTCTGCCCGGCGTAACCGTCGGCGAAGGCGCGTTCGTCGCCGCTGGCGCGGTCGTCACGCAGGACGTACCGCCGCGGACGTTGGCACTCGGTGCGCCCGCGAAGTTCCGCGACCTGCCCGAGGAACTCGACGGAGGGAACCAGATAGCATGAGCGACATTCCTATCGCGGACCCGCAGATGGGCGAGCGAGAAATCGAGCGCGTCGTCGAGACGCTCGAATCGGGGATGCTCGCAGACGGTCCCGAGGTTCGAAAATTCGAAGACGAGTTCGCCGACTTCTGCGGTGCAGCGTACGGCGTCGCGACGAGCAACGGAACGACCGCGCTCCACGCCGCGTTCGAGGCGCTCGACATCGGCGAGGGCGACAAAGTCGTGACGACGCCGTTCTCGTTCGTCGCGAGCGCGAACACGGTTCGAATCGCTGGCGCGGAACCAGTGTTCGCCGACATCGACCCCGACACCTACAACCTCGACCCAACCGCGGTCGAGGAGGCGATTCGGAAACACGACGACGTGTCGGCGATTCTCGCCGTGCATCTCTACGGACTCCCCGCAGAGATGGACCGACTCCGGGAAATCGCCGACCGCCACGGCCTCGCGTTGGTCGAAGACGCCGCCCAAGCCCACGGTGCTGAGTTCCAAGGCGACCGAGTCGGGTCGCTCGGTGACGCGGCCTGCTTCTCGTTCTACCCCACGAAGAACATGACCACGGGCGAGGGCGGCATCGTCACGACGAACCGCGAAGACGTGGCCAAGCGCGCCGCGAGCTACGTCAACCACGGTCGCACCGAAGACGGCGGCTACGACCACGTGCGCGTCGGGAACAACTACCGACTCACTTCGATGGCCGCCGCCATCGGCCGCGTCCAGTTAGAGCGGCTTCCGGACTACAACGCGGCGCGCCGCCAGAACGCCGCCTACCTCACGGACGCGCTGTCGGAGTCCGGCGTCGTCACGCCGACAGAACCCGACGGTTACCGGCACGTCTACCACCAGTACACGATTCGGGCCGACGACCGGGACGAACTCAAGGAGTTCTTCGCCGAGCGCGGTGTCGGGGCGGGCGTCTACTACCCGACGCCAATTCACCAGCAACCGGCCTACGACGACGTGACCCACGCCGCACCGGTCACCGAGCGGGCCGCCAAGCAGGCGCTCTCGCTGCCGGTTCACCCGAACGTCACGGAAGACGACCTCCGAACGATTACGAACGCGATTTCAGCATACGAATCAGAATGAGCCACAGTCTCTCCCACCAAGTAAACGCCGCCGTCATCGGCGTCGGAAGTATGGGGCGTCACCACGCCCGCGTGTACAGCGAACTGCCCCGAGTGAACCTCGTCGGCGTCTTCGACGTGGACGAGGAGGCCGCCGAAGAAGTCGCCGACGACCACGGGACGGTCGCACTTGACTTAGACGCCCTCCTCGAAGCGACGGACGTCGCCTCCATCGCGGTCCCGACGCCGTTCCACGCCGAGATGGCCGAGAAGTGCATCGACGCGGGCGTCCACGTCCTCGTCGAGAAGCCGCTCGTAGACGACCCGGAGGTCGGCCGCGAACTGCTCGACAAAGCTGAGAAAGCGGGTGTCACCGTCCAAGTCGGCCACGTCGAGCGGTTCAACCCCGCGATTCGCGCGCTCGCCGACGTGGTGTCGGACCTCGACATCATCGCCATCGACGCGCGCCGACTCGGCCCGCCTCCGGAGGGTCGCGAACTGGACCAAAGCGCGGTGCTGGACCTGATGATTCACGACATCGACGTGGTCCTGTCGCTGATGGGTGAAGAACCCGTCTCGGTCACGGCCGCCGGTGTCAAGGCCAACCAGCACGCGACGGCGACGCTCGGCTTCGGTGACGGAACGGTCGCCACGCTGACCGCGAGCAGGGTGACCCAACAACGCGTACGCGAACTCTCGATTACTGCCGAGGACTGCCGCGTGAACGTCGATTACATCGACCGCTCGGTCGAGATCCACCGCCACTCGCTGCCCTCCTACATCGAGGACAACGGCGACCTGCGCTACCGCCACGAGAGCATCGTAGAGCGGCCCACAGTCGAGACTGGCGAACCGCTGAAGAACGAACTCTCGTCGTTCGTCGTCGCGGCCACCAAAGGTTCGGAGCCGGTCGTCTCGGGCGAGGACGGGCTCCGAGTGCTGGAAGTCGCGCGCGAAATCGACCGCGTGGCCAACGAACACGTCGCTGACTGCGTCGATTCGGTGGAGTCCGAGGAGGCCGAACGTCACACCGATTCCGAAGAGAGTGACCAGCGACCCGATTCCGAGGTGAGCGCCCAGTGAACGTCCGGGAGACGCTCAAACTCTACGGCAACGACGCCCACGACGCCGACCAGCGCGCGGCGTTCCGCGCCGGACAGATTCCGGTCGCCGTCTACGGTCTCGGCAAGATGGGTC
The sequence above is a segment of the Halorussus halophilus genome. Coding sequences within it:
- a CDS encoding DUF7344 domain-containing protein, whose amino-acid sequence is MQRGEQLTQDEVFEVLKSPRRRYALYYLRREGGRAELSDLTEQVAAWENETTPAALSTEQRKRVYISLYQTHLPKLDEANIVEYDRDDGVVRLGDRAADLDIYLGDVSRDEFPWDRYYLALAGASALLVAAVWLNVPPFGLLPGLVLATIILVVFGASAVVHYVKYRRGGEVGTPPELRRVERQEH
- a CDS encoding Gfo/Idh/MocA family protein produces the protein MSHSLSHQVNAAVIGVGSMGRHHARVYSELPRVNLVGVFDVDEEAAEEVADDHGTVALDLDALLEATDVASIAVPTPFHAEMAEKCIDAGVHVLVEKPLVDDPEVGRELLDKAEKAGVTVQVGHVERFNPAIRALADVVSDLDIIAIDARRLGPPPEGRELDQSAVLDLMIHDIDVVLSLMGEEPVSVTAAGVKANQHATATLGFGDGTVATLTASRVTQQRVRELSITAEDCRVNVDYIDRSVEIHRHSLPSYIEDNGDLRYRHESIVERPTVETGEPLKNELSSFVVAATKGSEPVVSGEDGLRVLEVAREIDRVANEHVADCVDSVESEEAERHTDSEESDQRPDSEVSAQ
- a CDS encoding DapH/DapD/GlmU-related protein, which encodes MSRSSNPPATDALLGENCTIAPDATVGHVHRDGAAPPAIGDRATIRSGTIVYADTEIGDDFTTGHGVLVREDTTIGDGVVLGTNTVVDGTTTIGSHCSLQTGVYVPTDTTIGNEVFIGPNAVLTNDPYPIRQDVELEGPTLEDHVSIGANATILPGVTVGEGAFVAAGAVVTQDVPPRTLALGAPAKFRDLPEELDGGNQIA
- a CDS encoding DegT/DnrJ/EryC1/StrS family aminotransferase, producing the protein MSDIPIADPQMGEREIERVVETLESGMLADGPEVRKFEDEFADFCGAAYGVATSNGTTALHAAFEALDIGEGDKVVTTPFSFVASANTVRIAGAEPVFADIDPDTYNLDPTAVEEAIRKHDDVSAILAVHLYGLPAEMDRLREIADRHGLALVEDAAQAHGAEFQGDRVGSLGDAACFSFYPTKNMTTGEGGIVTTNREDVAKRAASYVNHGRTEDGGYDHVRVGNNYRLTSMAAAIGRVQLERLPDYNAARRQNAAYLTDALSESGVVTPTEPDGYRHVYHQYTIRADDRDELKEFFAERGVGAGVYYPTPIHQQPAYDDVTHAAPVTERAAKQALSLPVHPNVTEDDLRTITNAISAYESE